CACCAGGAACAAGATTCTGgtataaaattgattttattttcacgcAGCTGTTACTATTAACATTGTCACAAAGTAATAAGTatgcacattcttttttttttaaatcggacAAAACGGTATCCcggatattttattttctccctgtTTGACATCCCAATCCTCTTCTCCTCGCTGCAACATCCTTCATGAGTTCGGGAGAGCGCAGACAGGCACCTGCTCTCTGGGGCCTGCGCCACCAGCTGCCGCTTCTCCTTCGCTGCGGAGGGggcgcggtggggggggtggacgcGATAGCGGCGCTCCCGGAGGACCGGAGGAGGCGCCTTCGCGCGGGAGGGCCCTCTCTGCCCGGGCGGCAGCGCCAGGCACGCGCGGCCCTGCTGAGCTAGCGCTCGCAGCCAGGGCACGACACAGACCTCGGGGCACGCTGCTCACCTGAGAGCCGACGCTGCAGCGATACGCTGACTCCGTGACTCAGCCACCCTGTTTCTACACGGTGTTTTTCATCCCGTGTGATTCCAGCTGAAAAATGAACTGGAAGTTTCATGTAAGAATATGTGGATAACCAATATTGTAGCACCTGGTACCGAGCAGGACAAGACATGGATTCATTCTCTCTAGACAAAGAACAGGTAACAACAAGGGCATTCtttaatatattacatttatgtcataatacaattataacaacaataataatagtaataataaatgatacaagtacaaaacaacttttttttagagAATGGTACTACCCCTAAAATACACTTATGTAccccagctgagctgccagAAAcccttttcacaaaataaatctcCACCACATGACCTTCTCCcccaacacacgcacatatatatgcacacacgtaaCATACACACAGGATAACATGCACGCCTGCCTGGTCTGAGGTATCAATGAAACATCCTCCACTTGTTAAACAGCtgttatgacatcatcaatgtGGGCCAACAaggcagggtggggaggggggtggggtaatTAGGTTATGTGTTTGCTGCCACTGAGGGGCCAAGAGTTCAAGTCCCACAATTGGGCTGTGCAGGCAGGAGGGAGAAACAGTAGTGCAGCTGTGAATCCCGTctgagagcaggaagagggCGCGAAGGGGccagaaagataaataaatatcgCTCCCCCATCGAGGAGGGGCGCCAGAGTGGGTGAGTCCATTTCTCCTtcgttgggtgggggggggatgctaCTTGCGATGCTTGAGGTCCTTGTCGTGACCCttgcctcccccctctcccttgtCCAGCAGTTTGATGGCCTCCAGCAGGTAGCTCTGGAAGGCAGAGAGGGCGGCGCAGATGGCGGGGGTGCCGAAACCGTGGGTGAGCAGGCTGAAGTGGGTCAGGTTGCCCTGAATGCTGGGCTCCAGGCAGGGGGTGGGCCTTCCCGCACCCAGAGGCGACCGGTCCTGGGACATCAGGTCAATAAACTCCTTGCAGACTTGCCTGTGGGTGAAGCATTTACAGCATTTGTATCAGACAAGCTAGAAAGCCATCATCGACCATGGACAGGATCGCTCGGATGAGTTTAACGTTTTTTGAacacgtctgtctgtctccggCACCTTTTGTTGATGCACCGGAATAGCACATTCAAACCACAGACAGTTTCAAGCGTTTGACATGCATTTAAGACCGgatctgttgttttttgtttgtctcttttTCTAAGCATTTAACATCTCTAACATCTCATTATGAGCCATTAGCATGATACCGATCTCGCTAGCGTAGCTGTGTGATtacacacacccaaactcacAGCAACACTTTTAGCCACTTTGAGTGGCATGAGAGAAGCGCGGCAGAACGGTCCGCTAGATGCAGAGCTGCCTTCGCCACGTCTGAGTTCAGAAtgacacaggcacatacactcacatcgATAAAGACCAAACAGGCTGGGAGAAACAGCCGTGTTTTGGGATATCGCCCGAGAGCAAACGCCCCAAAGCTTTTCAGCATATGTAAACAGAAGactaaaaaaacacaagtttTTCATTAATGATGTAACGGTGATAAGAAAAAAGGTAACTAACGAATGGAGAGTGGACGCTGCAGTATTGCTGACGCAAACGAGAGCAAGTAATTAAgtagcaaaaattattttaatccaTGTCCAAACTGGGACATTCATATTATCATACGTGCCCTGATGATGAGACCCAGCACATGCGATAACTCTACATTTCAGGAATGGTAAAAGGGTTATGTTACAGctgatgcaacaaaaaaaagcactacTGTCCCATTTTAGATTCAATAATAAGAAATGTCTATGATTTATTTTGATCTCAAAGAATGCAAACTGAAATAgcaaaaatgctattttttttttaatgcaagtgGGTTATCAATTTTTCACGGAAGATAATTTGTTTCAAAACtttataaatgttaaaaagatatatatatatatgtaaaataattttaataactgaattaattgccatgaatacattaataaacaatACAGCTAATCTTTAGATGTGGGCTACAAAAACTGAATAGCGCTTGTAGgctaaaaaaaagacatatatTTTGAGAAATGACCTGGAacctgttttattattcatggtAAACAAGGTGGGCAATTTCAGGATCACCTATTGGAAGCATATCTGATTACATCTCTACTACCATTCCAGTTCTGCActtatatacaaaatatataaatatatataaaataatgttagcAGTGATGGGAAAATAATTGTTCATAACCACTCTTCCTTTGTTACCatagaattatttaaaataacctgatctcttttaaaattaaaaatgtttaatgtaatgtcataaaGGTACTGCAATATTCCAGGCAGTAATTAAAAacctttattaaataaataaactaaatctGCTTATGAGTGACCCTAACTTCTATTGGAACGCTTCTTAATAATGCAATCAGAAACATTTATGACTGTTATCAGTTTAAAGGTAGGGCCACCAGGGCTATGCTGTATCATTATGTATATTTACCCATAAAAAGATAAACACAGCCAATTAAATGATCAattagtgaaaataaaaataaaaatgtacacagtATTTTCCTTGTATGAGATAATGGTTGTGGCAAGAAATTAATCATACCTCACAGCCAACTATACTagagttttatattttttgcaaactgcaaatgaaatgatctgtattttttttaaaaagatttattattatacttccatttatgttgtttttcttatttgctATTGACACGGCAGATCCCAGTAAAGCACATCGGTGGTCAACGGTGCTGTATTAATGGGATTCTATGACATTAAATAACTAccaaaaaaatagattaaaagtCATATTTTGGAACAAAGGATAGCATACAAGGTTCTCATAAAATCATCACAAATCTAATCAAATAAGCCAGCGCCCAGGTGTGCTTGTtgtgtatttatatgcattttattaagGTTGtcccctcatttaaaaaaaaaataataatttgctcTGTGCCAGTCACTTTGCTAATTAATGTTgcatgcatttctttattttgaaaaatggtcTAGTCTAAAAAGGATAAAAGATACATGGAAACTGTTTTCATTCTAATACTTAATTTAGAACATAACAGGACCTCTGTCTTCATGTGGGGCAAGGATACATGTTTGGATGTGACTGGAGCTCAGTTAAGGTACGTAGCTGGATGTAGGTGGAGCTTATTTAAGGCATGTGGTCTGCTGTGGGTGGAGCTTAGTGAAGGCGTGTGACTCGACGTGGGCGGGGCCTTACTTTGTAGCCAGCAGCATGCTTCGTCTTGCGTGCAGCTGGTCCGGGTCACTCTGTCTGCAGAGATACTCCGCCATCGCTCTAGCCGGGAACTCCGTCTCGCACACGTAGCCGAAATCACGGGCCAGGTGCACGGCCTCacctgaggagggaggggaggaggagggacatGAGCCTCAGATGAGAGATTAGGATGTTGTGTCTGAATGTGCATGCATCAGGGCATCCATTCACAGGTGTATATGCTTCGGTGTCATTCTGTCTCACTGTGTGAGTTGCTCCCTCTGCCCATCAGGGTGTCAGTCATCatgcctgtcagtcagtcacagactcACCCTCCACCAGCGCGGTCAGGAGGGTGACGTTGGCCGCCTTGCGCCGTCCAGCAGGGAGATTGAGGCCAATCTTTTCTAGACGCTCCCTCAGACAGCGACCGCCATTTTTTGACTTGGCTCTGTGGAGAGGAAGCATAGAGCTGGTGAGTACATCCGTAAGTCAGGTCTTCCGAAATGTTTTTACCAAACACGTATCCTCTATCCATCTTCActtcctctgtcctctccccACACTCTCAATCAGTGAGGTATTGGACAGTGAAAAGAAGTGGAAGTCTCATTGTACTTTatgaacacacactgacttTCCCGATCTCTCTCTACTGTTAAGTCGAGCAAAATAGAGACGGTGCATTTTTCAAGGCTTACAAATGAATTCAGATGTTTTTCAGCCTACATAAAAGCTTAATTGAAACCTACCCCTATTCCCGGATAGGTTCCCTGTTGGTAACGACTCAGTCCTGGCCACCCACTAtacatgctggtttttgatACAACCAATCTCTTGATCAATTAAGGTTGTTAAAAACGTGCTTATGTTCGACAATAATTTCTTTCATTAAACgtaattgaaaataatgcaggtttggcttgttttcatttgctttgtctttgaactcttcattttccacaaattgTTTAGTTTCACCACGTGTCTGCTCTTTGAACAATTAGGACCCTGCTTATTTCATATCAGTCTGTAAGTGCATCAAACAAAACTTAACTTTTTTATACAGGAATCATTTCTCATACAGCTCATTACAGTCTGATTAACTGTCTTGGGATGTGAATAGAATATATTTATTCTTCAATGTGTGTATCACTATTTTTGACATTAGATAACCTTAATAAAGCCAACTGGCGTTAAACATGTCTAATTAAGAACTGGCAGCTTGTAACAATTCACTAAtaattggaatgaaaaccagcaaacacaatGGGTCCCAaggaccgagtttgggaaccacagCCATAATGAACAGACACATAGCTCATTACAACCTCCTCTGAGTATAACTGGTTTCACAGTAGTAACCATACCCCCCACCACATGGTCAAAACACATGGAAAAATTCCATTGTCCTGTCACTGGAACACACCTTTACTTTCCTATTCCCACTCTCTTCAACACGTCATGCCTACATGCCTCCATTCTCACCTCCTGACCCCCACCCTAAACCAAGCACAtgcaccaccctcccctcacctgCGCAGGACTCCCCCCAGCAGGGAGGCGTTCAGGCATTCGGGCGGGGCCAGCCTTCGCTGCACCTCCCCCACCGTCACCTTGTACTTGGAGGTGGAACTGAGGAGAGACAGGCGTCCTGGGACCGAGCAGAAGACCTCGGCTGGGTTCGACACACCCCCGAGACCCAGCCCCTCCTTGCTGAGGGAGAGGGCCGAGAGGGCTGACCCATTCAGCTTGGAGGGCACAGGCACtgaaggaagggagagagggagaatgggaGGGGttgattattcatttttaaattccgTTTGTTGCATATAATGAAATGTCTAATAAGAAGTGTCTGTAGGTGTCAACTAGTGTCATCAGACTATTCGTAATGGTCTGCTTGCTTCCTTCCTTGAGACGGTTAAATTAGAAATAATTTTCAACTAAACTAATACAAGACAACTATTCAACTTGAAACGTGTCGTTAATAAACGCGGTTTCATTTGTACGTTCATTTGTCCCCCAGTTTTTCCCTGCTACATCGCTTCTTTAAACGAAAGTTCGTTTTAACAGATTATCTTGCTATCATTGTCTCCGTTTCCTATACACTTACGTGCAGTGTGAACAAACCACCGAGTGTGTACGAACCAGTGTCTAACCCTTCCACTTCTAACATCTAGCATTTCCAAACAGCACACGCGCGCGTATGCCAACGTTTTCACACAGGCGAATTCCTGGCATCAGTGAAGATAATATATTAcgttattttgatttttttttttttttcattaaatgttcaaTATAGCCGATATTTACTCGCAGTGGGCGGTACGCGATTACCCGGACACAAATGATCTCATACTCTTCCGCTCCGAGCCAGGCCCTTCTCTAAACTCTTTCTACGTACGCGGTTATTCATGTAGGCGTACTTTTGTTCTTAACCGGAAAATCTTCACCAGTGAATTCGTTGAGCCTGTTTCGACCCGGCACCTGGCATTACCATGTGTCTCGTATTCAGATCGTAGAGCAATTTTTCGTACGTTGTATATTAGTTATAGGCTATGTAGcgtcagttatttttaaattacaattacGAAGCCACACCGGCTATCTGGTCTTTTTCCTAGACGTGTGCTTAATCCGCTCTGCCCCCACGTGATAGAAGTATGTGAATTGGAGACacaattgcatttaaacttgtTTACCAATGTGGCCGAATGACCGCCAGCTGAAGTGGTTTAGAGAATTCAGATCTCTAATGTGTCTCGGGTGCATTTACACCTGTATTCTTAAGTGGTTTAGCCCGATCTGCATGAAATCCGATTATCCAGAATGTTAATGACAGATGTAAACAGATGTATCCAGGCAAATTGCCACAGTGTGTAAACTACTAGTGCACCCTACAAAATGTACTAAGTTAATTAGCTGTAGGTCTATATTTCATGTTTAACAATGACGAATTATGTGAAATTGTTCAGTAATTTGTTGTAACATTCATGAAGGTGAATATTTACTTTTGCAGTACTTATTTACAGATTATTTTTCCATGGTGTGAGGCAGAAAATACAGTGCTCAGGCATCCCTGCTGGCCAAAAGGTAAGATGaccagcacaggcacaaacagcATCCCTcattcttctctttccctctctttggCTGGTCTAATCTGTCAACATTTCTCACATGACTACATCACTATGACCTCGTGACCATAGATGGTCCATAAGAAACTGCCTCCAGGGTGTGGAAGGGTGTTGGAAAATATACAGAAGCAAAATAGTTGTTTGCTCTTTTCTGGTTTGTTCATCTGCAAGTTTGTTCATATCAGCATCAATTAATGTGCTGTTGTACATCACCCAAACTaccctcagcacacacacacacacacacacacacaaaatctctttctccctctctctctctctctctctctctctctctttctcaccttT
This region of Anguilla rostrata isolate EN2019 chromosome 8, ASM1855537v3, whole genome shotgun sequence genomic DNA includes:
- the tfap2e gene encoding transcription factor AP-2-epsilon isoform X2, which translates into the protein MLVHTYSTMDRADGLTGSTPSGRLSQLSSLNQAAYSSAPPLCHTPASDFQPPYFPPPYPQHSLSYSQSQDSGYPHLPDPYPSINPIHQHQSAAWHSQRSRQEEAGLLSQSHRALSLDPRREYPGVSRLLHGLGEGATALGEGPLGMHAVGHHSLDDIQVMEEGSALGILDHSVIKKVPVPSKLNGSALSALSLSKEGLGLGGVSNPAEVFCSVPGRLSLLSSTSKYKVTVGEVQRRLAPPECLNASLLGGVLRRAKSKNGGRCLRERLEKIGLNLPAGRRKAANVTLLTALVEGEAVHLARDFGYVCETEFPARAMAEYLCRQSDPDQLHARRSMLLATKQVCKEFIDLMSQDRSPLGAGRPTPCLEPSIQGNLTHFSLLTHGFGTPAICAALSAFQSYLLEAIKLLDKGEGGGKGHDKDLKHRK
- the tfap2e gene encoding transcription factor AP-2-epsilon isoform X1; this translates as MLWKSRTKTEPYCLQDRADGLTGSTPSGRLSQLSSLNQAAYSSAPPLCHTPASDFQPPYFPPPYPQHSLSYSQSQDSGYPHLPDPYPSINPIHQHQSAAWHSQRSRQEEAGLLSQSHRALSLDPRREYPGVSRLLHGLGEGATALGEGPLGMHAVGHHSLDDIQVMEEGSALGILDHSVIKKVPVPSKLNGSALSALSLSKEGLGLGGVSNPAEVFCSVPGRLSLLSSTSKYKVTVGEVQRRLAPPECLNASLLGGVLRRAKSKNGGRCLRERLEKIGLNLPAGRRKAANVTLLTALVEGEAVHLARDFGYVCETEFPARAMAEYLCRQSDPDQLHARRSMLLATKQVCKEFIDLMSQDRSPLGAGRPTPCLEPSIQGNLTHFSLLTHGFGTPAICAALSAFQSYLLEAIKLLDKGEGGGKGHDKDLKHRK